From a region of the Acidicapsa acidisoli genome:
- a CDS encoding G1 family glutamic endopeptidase, producing MTPSKYSWRAQNSPRATLRFPALTALSLMAAFALSASSAIQAQTAPAMTAGQTEVSDAIVFAAPPAEFSPLTASRTELEQYGIPPRPDPSDTVPFARWKKLVMSPQTRLSDLKVTATNIFHGPVKNGQIKGATNSTISASSNNWSAYAVTSANGTFTANNSYVYAEWNVPAAGVENCNDTPYMSSQWIGFDGAFISGDVLQAGTEVNACPSTYSAWYEWYTNGCTVNSASQPCFSYNLSLPINPGDLVVAEVWYTTAAPHGHAYMYNYTTQKSASVAFNEPTSSSTHYLGNTVEWVVERPNGGAPNLTNYVADQFNWTLGYDGSAYFYPGSSPATAKVYNISMTCPGWIPSSACPTTRDISTVDLFADGTLWFYANGPAYQ from the coding sequence ATGACCCCCTCCAAGTACTCTTGGCGCGCGCAAAACTCCCCGCGTGCGACGCTTCGCTTCCCCGCACTGACCGCCCTCTCTCTTATGGCGGCCTTCGCACTCTCAGCATCCTCGGCAATACAGGCCCAGACTGCTCCAGCCATGACAGCCGGTCAGACCGAAGTTTCGGACGCCATCGTCTTCGCCGCGCCGCCAGCCGAGTTCAGTCCGCTCACCGCATCGCGCACCGAGCTGGAACAATATGGAATTCCGCCGCGCCCCGATCCATCCGACACGGTTCCTTTCGCGCGCTGGAAGAAGCTCGTCATGTCCCCTCAGACGCGACTCAGCGACCTGAAAGTGACTGCGACGAATATCTTCCATGGTCCCGTAAAGAATGGACAGATCAAGGGCGCAACGAACAGCACGATCTCAGCTTCCTCCAATAACTGGAGCGCTTACGCAGTCACCAGCGCCAACGGTACATTTACCGCCAATAACAGCTACGTCTACGCGGAGTGGAACGTACCCGCCGCTGGCGTGGAGAACTGCAACGATACACCGTACATGTCCTCGCAGTGGATCGGCTTCGACGGCGCCTTCATCTCAGGAGACGTCCTGCAGGCCGGCACCGAGGTCAATGCCTGCCCCTCGACCTACTCCGCCTGGTACGAGTGGTATACCAACGGCTGCACGGTGAACTCGGCCTCTCAGCCCTGCTTCTCCTACAACCTGAGCCTGCCGATCAATCCCGGCGACTTGGTCGTAGCCGAAGTCTGGTACACCACCGCCGCCCCGCACGGCCATGCGTACATGTACAACTACACCACGCAGAAATCGGCCTCGGTCGCATTCAACGAACCCACCAGCAGTTCCACCCACTACCTCGGCAACACCGTGGAATGGGTAGTAGAACGGCCCAACGGAGGCGCACCGAACCTGACCAATTACGTTGCCGATCAGTTCAACTGGACTCTTGGATATGATGGCTCCGCCTACTTCTATCCTGGATCGAGCCCGGCGACCGCGAAAGTCTATAACATCAGCATGACCTGCCCGGGATGGATTCCAAGCTCCGCATGCCCCACAACCAGGGACATCTCCACCGTCGACCTCTTCGCCGATGGGACCTTGTGGTTCTACGCCAACGGACCAGCCTACCAGTAG
- the mdh gene encoding malate dehydrogenase codes for MRKKVSIVGAGNVGATAAHWIAAKELADVVLIDVVEGIPQGKALDLLEAMPIEKRDVHVTGANDYAATAHSDIVVITAGIPRKPGMSRDDLLHTNYKIMSDVVAKVVAQSPEAILIIVSNPLDAMAQAAFKQSGFNRERVIGMAGILDSARFRTFIAEELNVSVENVTAFVLGGHGDTMVPLPRYSTVAGIPITELIAEDRLAAIVQRTRDGGAEIVKHLKTGSAYYAPSAAAVEMVEAILKDKKKIVPCAAFLQGEYGIEGYYIGVPCKLGAAGLEQIIEIKLTAEEDAALKKSADAVKELCAVIGV; via the coding sequence ATGCGGAAGAAAGTAAGTATCGTAGGCGCCGGTAATGTGGGCGCCACAGCGGCGCATTGGATTGCCGCCAAGGAACTAGCTGATGTTGTTCTGATCGATGTCGTCGAGGGCATTCCTCAGGGCAAGGCGCTGGACCTGCTCGAAGCCATGCCCATTGAAAAACGCGACGTGCACGTGACCGGCGCGAACGACTACGCCGCCACGGCGCACTCCGACATTGTGGTGATTACGGCGGGCATTCCGCGCAAGCCCGGAATGAGCCGCGACGACCTGCTGCACACCAACTACAAGATCATGTCCGACGTGGTCGCAAAAGTCGTGGCGCAGTCGCCCGAAGCGATTCTCATCATCGTCTCCAACCCGCTCGACGCCATGGCGCAGGCTGCTTTCAAGCAGTCCGGATTCAACCGCGAGCGTGTCATCGGCATGGCAGGCATCCTGGACTCAGCCCGCTTCCGCACCTTCATCGCGGAAGAGCTGAACGTCAGCGTCGAAAACGTGACTGCCTTTGTCCTCGGCGGCCACGGCGATACGATGGTCCCTCTGCCGCGCTACTCAACGGTTGCTGGCATTCCCATCACTGAGCTGATCGCCGAGGATCGCCTCGCTGCTATCGTGCAGCGCACGCGCGACGGCGGCGCGGAGATCGTGAAGCATCTCAAGACCGGCAGCGCGTACTACGCTCCTTCCGCTGCCGCAGTCGAGATGGTCGAAGCGATTCTCAAGGACAAGAAGAAGATCGTGCCCTGCGCGGCTTTCCTGCAAGGCGAATACGGCATCGAGGGCTATTACATCGGCGTTCCCTGCAAGCTGGGCGCGGCTGGCCTTGAGCAGATCATCGAAATCAAGCTCACAGCCGAAGAAGATGCAGCCCTCAAGAAGAGCGCCGATGCAGTCAAGGAACTCTGCGCAGTGATCGGCGTCTAG
- a CDS encoding zinc ribbon domain-containing protein: MASFCTKCGAALSSDTQFCTSCGAPVAASAGGHMPAQVMAYPPPATAPPTSGGNVVKIILIVVAVIIGLGMLGSAIFAFTVWRVARSIHVEGPNGQVSINTPGGTISANEAQTYSASELGTDIYPGAQGMRGSMKMDLPTGSMVTGVFVTSDSKEQVVEYYRSKLGSGASVYDSTNSALLTLNKGSQESVMVTVAANSSQDGGKTRISIVHSKSNKPS; this comes from the coding sequence ATGGCGAGCTTCTGTACGAAATGTGGAGCGGCATTGTCTTCGGATACTCAATTCTGCACGTCATGCGGAGCGCCGGTAGCCGCCAGCGCCGGTGGACACATGCCAGCTCAGGTTATGGCCTATCCTCCACCTGCTACCGCTCCGCCCACTTCCGGCGGCAACGTGGTCAAGATCATTCTAATTGTCGTGGCGGTGATCATTGGTTTGGGAATGCTGGGGTCGGCGATCTTCGCGTTTACGGTGTGGCGGGTTGCACGCTCCATTCACGTGGAGGGCCCGAATGGCCAGGTGAGCATCAATACACCGGGTGGAACAATCTCCGCGAATGAGGCGCAAACATACTCTGCATCCGAATTGGGGACGGATATTTACCCCGGCGCGCAGGGCATGCGCGGCAGCATGAAGATGGATCTGCCGACTGGCTCGATGGTGACAGGCGTATTTGTCACTTCGGACTCAAAGGAGCAGGTAGTTGAGTACTACCGGAGCAAGCTTGGAAGCGGTGCGTCGGTCTATGATTCGACGAATAGCGCATTGCTGACGCTGAACAAAGGAAGCCAGGAATCAGTGATGGTGACGGTCGCCGCGAATTCGTCGCAGGATGGCGGGAAGACGCGGATCTCAATCGTGCATTCGAAGAGTAACAAGCCTTCTTAG
- a CDS encoding TonB-dependent receptor, giving the protein MLRRCLLSVLVLLMPFAAHAQSNYGLIRGSVLDPQHHPIPNAQVRLTANATGASREVTANAVGLFEAAGLQPDSYELKVQSSGFSDAIQTVNLEVGQQTTLDIVMAIGTQTQTVSVSERGELLKTQDSSVGEVVDERSVENLPLNGRMLIDLVLTVPGAHVSHGAATGDMNPLYWRPGQRSAVSIGGNRPNANYFLLDGATNTDPTFSTQNLSASPDAVQEFQVQTGSYSAEMGGAGGGQINIVTRSGSSHFHGTAYEFLRNGAMDAHSFNQMGGSNFLVQNNFGASLGGPLWHTGKTFFFLNYEALRNVETMSMVDTVPTAAEAAGDFSQSGVDIFDPNTTRANPGYNPSLPVSKSNPQYIRDQFSYNGVLNVIPPERLGSAAKIMLQKYTPQPNTSGMMGMTMMGQPTVVGAGNDANNYLDARKSQMMDDQGTVRVDHDFAGGDVAFIRYSAAGEHGFMPENLPGFGFYHDDLSQQGTGAWTHLVSNQMVNIASVAVSRLVMMHTTESANKNDIVSELGITGTGFGGPGAWGAPYFTVQGYSPMGDNYLGTPMHAWDTVVEGRDSLGWQLGRHSLKFGAAYQRFIWPMWGFFQNRGYYQFTNGYTTKDALNDGTGSAMASFLLQLPAARQGQVGVPQMNLRQWYADGFAQDAWRLTTTTTLNYGVRYEYMSPLVDIHYTNSNLVITDGTPQVFIGGQNGYPSGLMYSNKANFAPRLGLAQSLPRLGLVAHVAYGVFYTPVDMNTWCNQRHNVPYVFPETSQSDPYIPSITTLNFPAPVLGTTAVSFTGLQLHAPAQYVQQWSASLEKQLGKDTTVEVGYLGAGGFHLQRSHLINNALPGAGLIQPRRPFPKISFVPNTVFPATTKVTSTTFPVSTINLLENTAQSWYDAGYINVRRRSSHGLSLLANYTFAKALENAPDFRSPMFEAATPQDNDNLDAEKGPGCDIRHRFSASAVYSTPTWSQSRLTRAITRDWRTSAIYQVETGFPLTISVFGDTANAGTVVGENPIRANATGAAIFGKGTRNSNTWFNPSAFAAPAAYTYGNVGRNSVYGPGMQTMDLAVVREFGISEKARFETRAEFFNAFNHTNLGTPNRFVNTANFGSVTEVSTPGREIQLSARLSF; this is encoded by the coding sequence ATGCTACGCAGATGCCTGTTGTCCGTCCTCGTTCTGCTGATGCCGTTCGCGGCGCATGCTCAAAGCAATTACGGCCTGATTCGGGGTTCGGTCCTCGATCCGCAGCATCACCCGATTCCAAATGCACAGGTGAGGTTGACTGCGAACGCCACCGGTGCATCCCGTGAAGTTACCGCCAACGCAGTCGGACTCTTTGAAGCAGCCGGCCTGCAACCGGACAGCTACGAGTTAAAGGTGCAGAGCTCCGGTTTCAGCGACGCAATCCAAACGGTCAATCTCGAAGTTGGCCAACAAACGACGCTCGATATCGTCATGGCCATCGGCACTCAGACCCAGACCGTGAGCGTCTCCGAGCGGGGCGAACTTCTCAAGACACAGGACTCCAGCGTCGGCGAAGTGGTGGATGAGAGATCCGTGGAGAACCTGCCCCTGAATGGGCGCATGCTCATTGATCTCGTCCTCACCGTCCCAGGAGCCCACGTAAGTCACGGAGCAGCAACCGGCGACATGAATCCCCTGTATTGGCGCCCCGGACAACGATCGGCAGTGAGCATCGGCGGCAATCGCCCCAACGCCAACTACTTTCTGCTCGATGGCGCAACCAATACCGATCCGACATTCAGCACCCAGAACCTTAGCGCCTCTCCGGATGCCGTGCAGGAGTTTCAGGTGCAGACCGGTAGTTATTCAGCCGAAATGGGCGGGGCAGGAGGCGGCCAGATCAACATCGTCACACGCTCCGGTTCCAGCCATTTCCACGGCACCGCGTATGAGTTCCTGCGCAACGGCGCAATGGACGCGCATTCATTCAACCAGATGGGCGGATCGAATTTCCTCGTGCAGAACAACTTTGGCGCCTCGCTCGGTGGTCCCTTGTGGCACACAGGCAAGACCTTCTTCTTTCTGAACTACGAGGCGCTGCGAAACGTGGAGACCATGTCCATGGTGGACACCGTGCCCACTGCAGCCGAGGCCGCGGGAGATTTCAGCCAGAGCGGCGTCGACATCTTCGATCCGAATACGACGCGAGCCAACCCCGGCTATAACCCAAGCCTGCCAGTGAGCAAGAGCAATCCTCAATACATTCGTGACCAGTTCTCCTATAACGGAGTGCTGAACGTGATCCCGCCAGAGCGTCTGGGCTCGGCAGCCAAAATCATGCTGCAGAAGTACACTCCCCAGCCCAACACCTCAGGCATGATGGGCATGACGATGATGGGTCAACCCACCGTTGTGGGTGCGGGAAACGACGCCAATAACTACCTGGACGCGCGCAAGAGCCAGATGATGGACGACCAGGGCACAGTGCGCGTCGATCACGATTTCGCCGGGGGAGACGTCGCCTTTATCCGTTACAGCGCGGCCGGCGAACACGGTTTCATGCCAGAGAATCTGCCAGGCTTCGGCTTCTACCACGACGATCTGTCGCAGCAAGGAACAGGCGCTTGGACTCACCTCGTTTCGAACCAAATGGTCAACATTGCGTCGGTTGCCGTTTCGCGTCTGGTAATGATGCACACCACCGAGAGCGCGAACAAGAACGACATCGTGTCGGAACTCGGCATCACCGGCACGGGATTTGGAGGCCCCGGAGCGTGGGGTGCGCCTTACTTCACTGTGCAGGGCTATTCTCCGATGGGCGACAACTATCTGGGCACACCCATGCACGCCTGGGACACGGTAGTCGAAGGCCGCGACTCGCTGGGCTGGCAGCTTGGGCGGCACAGTCTGAAGTTTGGCGCAGCCTATCAACGCTTCATCTGGCCGATGTGGGGGTTCTTTCAGAATCGCGGCTACTATCAGTTCACCAACGGGTACACGACCAAAGACGCTCTGAACGACGGCACGGGTTCGGCGATGGCCAGCTTCCTCCTTCAACTGCCGGCAGCGCGCCAAGGCCAGGTGGGTGTTCCGCAGATGAACCTGCGGCAGTGGTATGCGGACGGCTTCGCGCAGGATGCATGGCGGCTGACGACCACAACTACGCTGAATTACGGCGTCCGCTACGAGTACATGAGCCCCCTGGTGGACATTCACTACACGAACAGCAATCTCGTGATTACAGACGGCACTCCCCAGGTATTCATCGGCGGCCAAAACGGATATCCCAGCGGATTGATGTACTCCAACAAAGCGAACTTCGCGCCGCGCCTTGGCCTCGCGCAGAGCCTGCCCCGGCTTGGACTGGTAGCGCACGTCGCCTACGGCGTCTTCTACACGCCGGTGGATATGAACACCTGGTGCAATCAGCGCCACAACGTCCCTTACGTCTTCCCGGAAACCTCGCAGAGCGATCCCTACATTCCTTCGATCACAACACTGAACTTCCCTGCCCCGGTTCTGGGCACCACCGCCGTGAGCTTCACCGGATTGCAGTTGCACGCTCCGGCCCAGTATGTCCAGCAATGGAGCGCCTCGCTTGAGAAGCAACTCGGCAAGGACACTACCGTAGAGGTCGGCTATCTCGGCGCAGGCGGCTTCCACCTGCAGCGCTCGCATCTGATCAACAACGCTTTGCCCGGCGCAGGGTTGATCCAGCCGCGGCGACCATTTCCCAAGATCAGCTTCGTTCCCAACACCGTCTTTCCGGCTACAACGAAAGTGACCAGTACCACGTTCCCAGTCAGCACCATCAACCTGCTCGAAAATACGGCGCAAAGCTGGTACGACGCAGGCTACATCAATGTACGGCGGCGCTCGTCTCATGGATTGAGCCTGCTCGCCAATTACACCTTTGCGAAGGCGTTGGAGAACGCACCGGATTTCCGCTCGCCGATGTTTGAGGCCGCCACGCCGCAAGACAACGACAACCTGGATGCCGAGAAAGGACCGGGCTGCGACATCCGGCACAGATTCTCAGCCAGCGCCGTCTACAGCACTCCAACCTGGTCGCAGTCGCGGCTGACCAGAGCTATCACCAGGGACTGGCGCACCTCTGCCATTTACCAGGTGGAGACCGGATTCCCCCTCACAATCTCCGTCTTTGGCGACACGGCAAATGCTGGAACGGTCGTGGGCGAGAACCCCATTCGCGCCAATGCGACCGGTGCCGCGATCTTTGGCAAGGGAACGCGAAATTCAAATACGTGGTTCAACCCCAGCGCATTCGCCGCCCCAGCCGCCTATACCTACGGCAATGTTGGACGAAACAGCGTGTACGGTCCGGGAATGCAGACCATGGATCTGGCTGTTGTGCGGGAATTCGGCATCAGTGAAAAGGCGAGGTTTGAAACGCGAGCGGAGTTCTTCAACGCATTCAACCACACCAATCTCGGCACGCCAAATCGCTTTGTAAACACGGCAAATTTCGGAAGCGTCACCGAAGTCTCAACCCCTGGCCGGGAAATTCAACTGAGCGCAAGGCTGTCGTTCTGA
- a CDS encoding CHASE3 domain-containing protein yields MQTIYRRFSVVSGFSFLLILLVANALIVRRQLAAQISDQEWMAHTRQVLFELSETESLLNDAESGQRGYLYTGDTKYLVPYNQAISQVMPHIDEIARMTMDNPRQQEHIPVLRNLTRDKLSELARTIDLYRSGKTEDAKALVVADSGLFLMNAIREQAEAMEQEERSLEAIREPAYQRSLQITIASIYLASLLAAIGLILLAYFVLREMDLRERHAAQIREREEWFRVTLTSLGDAVIAADKDGKVTFLNPVAERLTGSFLEQARGKDIDEIFPIFNELTFEPAENPVRKVMEEGNVIGLANHTVLRHVNGSLTPIEDSAAPIFDDRNNLVGVVLVFRDATHERESQEILRKTEKLAAAARLAATFAHEINNPLEAVINLVYIAKETDGLPNAALQPLELAEHELDRISHIARQTLGFYRESKVPGSVYLPTLIENVLKLYSNKLKAKNIRVEREFSQCPPIQGLAGELTQAVSNLISNAADAVAFDGTIRIEVSAVQESNREWIRLVIEDDGPGISAHLKERIFEPFFTTKIDVGTGLGLWVTKEIVHRHGGTISVERLADAELPGAVFSILLPGTPGS; encoded by the coding sequence ATGCAGACCATCTACCGGCGTTTTAGTGTTGTCTCTGGATTCTCCTTTTTGTTGATCTTGCTGGTCGCGAACGCCCTGATCGTGAGACGTCAACTCGCGGCCCAGATCAGCGATCAGGAATGGATGGCACATACTCGTCAAGTTCTTTTCGAGTTGTCGGAGACCGAGTCCCTTCTGAACGATGCCGAATCCGGCCAGCGCGGCTATCTCTACACCGGCGACACAAAATACCTCGTGCCCTACAACCAGGCCATCTCCCAGGTCATGCCGCACATCGATGAAATCGCGCGGATGACCATGGATAATCCACGCCAGCAGGAGCACATTCCAGTCCTGCGCAACCTGACGCGGGACAAATTGAGCGAGCTGGCCCGAACAATCGATCTTTACCGGTCAGGAAAAACCGAAGACGCCAAGGCTCTTGTAGTTGCCGACTCCGGTCTCTTTCTGATGAACGCAATCCGGGAACAGGCCGAAGCGATGGAACAGGAAGAGCGTTCCCTTGAAGCCATCAGAGAGCCAGCCTACCAGCGAAGTCTGCAGATCACCATCGCTTCCATTTACCTCGCCAGTCTTCTTGCGGCTATCGGCCTGATCCTGCTTGCATATTTCGTACTTCGAGAGATGGACCTTCGCGAAAGACACGCAGCCCAGATTCGTGAGCGAGAAGAATGGTTCCGCGTCACACTGACTAGCCTTGGCGACGCGGTCATTGCCGCAGACAAAGACGGAAAGGTGACCTTTCTAAACCCGGTCGCCGAGCGGCTGACAGGATCGTTCCTGGAGCAGGCCCGGGGCAAGGACATCGACGAAATCTTCCCTATCTTCAACGAGCTCACGTTCGAGCCGGCGGAAAATCCTGTCCGTAAAGTCATGGAAGAGGGCAACGTGATAGGCCTTGCCAACCACACCGTGCTCCGCCATGTGAACGGAAGCCTTACTCCCATCGAAGACAGCGCCGCGCCGATCTTCGACGATCGGAACAATTTGGTCGGAGTCGTTCTGGTCTTCCGCGACGCGACGCACGAACGCGAGTCGCAGGAGATTTTGCGCAAGACCGAAAAGCTGGCGGCAGCGGCGCGGCTAGCGGCAACCTTTGCCCACGAAATCAACAATCCGCTGGAAGCTGTCATCAACCTCGTCTACATCGCCAAAGAGACCGATGGCCTGCCGAACGCGGCTCTTCAACCGCTGGAACTCGCAGAACACGAATTGGATCGCATCTCGCATATAGCGCGACAGACGCTTGGCTTCTATCGTGAATCAAAGGTGCCGGGCTCCGTCTATCTGCCCACCTTGATCGAGAACGTTCTCAAACTCTATTCCAACAAGCTCAAAGCCAAAAACATCCGTGTAGAACGCGAATTCAGCCAATGTCCGCCGATTCAAGGCCTCGCCGGCGAGTTGACGCAAGCGGTCTCCAACCTCATATCCAACGCGGCAGACGCTGTCGCATTCGATGGAACAATTCGCATAGAGGTTTCTGCCGTCCAGGAATCCAACCGCGAATGGATAAGGCTGGTCATCGAAGATGACGGCCCGGGCATCTCAGCTCACTTGAAAGAGCGCATCTTCGAGCCCTTTTTCACCACCAAGATCGACGTCGGCACCGGCCTTGGACTGTGGGTAACAAAAGAGATCGTTCATCGTCACGGCGGAACAATCTCCGTTGAACGCCTAGCCGATGCTGAGCTCCCTGGCGCCGTGTTCAGCATCCTTCTTCCTGGCACTCCAGGCAGTTAG
- a CDS encoding peptidylprolyl isomerase gives MALTTGTYAIFNTTEGKITVRLFPEVAPITVANFVELAEGTREWTHPLTGVKSKNKLYDGTVFHRVIPNFMVQGGDPAGTGMGGPGYRFQDETKGSPHSFDKPGKLAMANAGPGTNGSQFFITTAETLWLTGKHTIFGEVVEGQDIAVKITGVPRNSQDKPHKPVVLESVVIERVA, from the coding sequence ATGGCACTGACCACCGGCACCTACGCCATCTTCAACACCACCGAAGGCAAGATCACCGTTCGCCTCTTTCCCGAAGTCGCCCCAATCACCGTCGCCAATTTCGTTGAGCTGGCGGAGGGAACACGCGAATGGACGCACCCGCTGACCGGCGTTAAATCGAAGAACAAGCTGTATGACGGAACGGTCTTTCATCGCGTGATTCCGAACTTCATGGTCCAGGGCGGCGACCCGGCGGGCACTGGCATGGGCGGCCCCGGCTATCGCTTCCAGGATGAGACTAAGGGTTCTCCGCACAGCTTTGACAAGCCCGGTAAGCTGGCGATGGCCAATGCCGGCCCAGGCACCAATGGCAGCCAGTTCTTTATCACCACGGCGGAAACTCTGTGGCTGACCGGCAAGCACACGATCTTTGGCGAAGTCGTAGAAGGCCAGGACATCGCGGTCAAGATCACCGGTGTTCCGCGCAACTCACAGGACAAGCCGCACAAGCCGGTAGTGCTTGAGTCTGTCGTGATCGAGCGCGTCGCTTAA
- a CDS encoding peptidylprolyl isomerase, producing MKAEARNSLVLALTLAATLGALAQSTPPPPETKPATPPAEELPDSPTPQAAALIHPNGPIVVFDTSMGRITCQFYQKQAPKTVANFIALAEGTKDWTDPTTHKKMHNKPLYDGTIFHRVIPEFMIQGGDPAGTGMGDPGYQFEDEFDPDLNFDVPGRLAMANSGPNTDGSQFFITEQAYESLNQHYSLFGQCDQDGIEVVKAIARVPRNSDDKPDTPVILRKVTIVPEGKPLPPAPAASATDSKPSAQPTPQTK from the coding sequence ATGAAAGCCGAAGCCCGCAATAGTCTTGTCCTTGCTTTGACCCTTGCCGCCACTTTAGGCGCGCTGGCTCAGTCGACTCCGCCGCCTCCCGAGACCAAGCCTGCTACACCACCGGCTGAGGAATTGCCCGATTCGCCCACTCCGCAGGCTGCGGCGCTGATTCATCCCAATGGTCCAATAGTGGTCTTCGATACCTCGATGGGGCGAATTACCTGCCAGTTTTATCAGAAGCAGGCTCCAAAGACCGTCGCCAACTTTATTGCCCTCGCCGAGGGCACCAAGGACTGGACTGACCCGACCACCCACAAGAAAATGCACAACAAGCCGCTGTATGACGGCACTATTTTCCATCGCGTGATTCCCGAGTTCATGATCCAGGGCGGCGATCCGGCGGGCACGGGCATGGGCGACCCCGGCTATCAGTTTGAAGATGAATTCGATCCCGACTTGAATTTTGACGTTCCCGGACGCCTGGCCATGGCCAACTCAGGCCCCAACACAGACGGGAGCCAATTCTTTATCACTGAACAGGCTTATGAATCGCTCAATCAGCATTATTCGCTCTTTGGCCAGTGCGATCAGGATGGCATTGAGGTAGTGAAAGCAATTGCCCGCGTTCCGCGCAACTCGGACGACAAGCCGGATACGCCGGTGATTTTGCGCAAGGTCACGATTGTGCCAGAAGGGAAGCCGCTTCCGCCTGCACCGGCTGCCAGCGCGACGGATTCCAAGCCCTCGGCACAGCCCACCCCGCAGACTAAATAG
- a CDS encoding tetratricopeptide repeat protein, which yields MARIYLLLLIAGILTPAISGQESVHEQLSQTLLLEKQGQFDSAIRGFQPLVESDALSLPERGRAWTLLGYAYQEIGRYQESQSAYERALRIFEGDRQNRKDYANALYCFAGLSRSTGQAEAASRMWLQALDIYKEQNDHRGIARIYANLAGLAMEQNHIRAAKSAIEKAVIEAKAAKGFTEDDLALICEIQAWVVSAKGDRKSALAGYQHTLDLRKHSHGDHFPLTGWSYLILGRAYAANDQIEEALMNMREGLTILEQTEGRKSPRYLTGEILFSQALDQSGSHGEASRLRASAQQGLGDLYRGQCVGCTLSASSFR from the coding sequence ATGGCGCGCATCTACTTACTTCTGTTGATCGCAGGCATTCTCACTCCAGCCATTTCAGGTCAGGAGAGCGTGCATGAGCAACTCAGTCAAACGCTTCTTCTTGAGAAGCAGGGGCAATTCGATTCAGCTATTCGCGGCTTTCAACCTCTCGTCGAGTCCGATGCTCTGAGCCTGCCGGAGCGAGGCAGAGCGTGGACTCTGTTGGGATATGCCTATCAGGAAATTGGACGTTATCAAGAATCACAGAGCGCGTACGAGCGCGCTCTACGCATCTTCGAGGGAGATAGACAAAATCGCAAAGACTACGCCAATGCACTCTACTGCTTCGCCGGACTTAGCCGAAGTACCGGCCAGGCCGAAGCCGCCTCCAGGATGTGGTTGCAAGCTCTCGATATCTATAAGGAGCAGAATGACCACCGAGGGATTGCGAGAATTTACGCCAATCTGGCTGGGCTTGCAATGGAGCAAAATCACATCCGAGCCGCGAAATCAGCCATCGAAAAGGCAGTTATCGAAGCAAAGGCGGCAAAGGGTTTTACCGAGGACGATCTTGCCCTGATCTGCGAAATCCAGGCATGGGTTGTGAGCGCAAAGGGCGACCGCAAATCGGCGCTTGCAGGGTATCAGCATACCCTCGACCTGAGGAAACATAGTCACGGGGACCACTTTCCACTTACCGGATGGTCCTATCTGATTCTTGGCAGGGCTTATGCGGCAAACGATCAGATAGAGGAAGCACTGATGAATATGCGGGAGGGACTTACGATCCTGGAGCAAACTGAGGGACGCAAATCGCCGCGATATCTGACGGGAGAGATTCTCTTTTCCCAGGCTCTCGATCAATCCGGATCGCACGGGGAAGCATCGCGCCTGAGGGCTTCGGCTCAACAGGGCTTAGGTGATCTATATCGCGGCCAGTGTGTTGGCTGTACCCTGAGCGCATCCAGTTTCCGCTAA